A stretch of Lactuca sativa cultivar Salinas chromosome 6, Lsat_Salinas_v11, whole genome shotgun sequence DNA encodes these proteins:
- the LOC111905403 gene encoding uncharacterized protein LOC111905403 isoform X1, protein MNYNFNDYFKLVDGVASLNNNTAEYLAHLWISSYEADQQNRYSKPMPWIGMYIALASLFCIFAMVADLLHGFGKKKLWFPCCMDQVTKLGSLGFMCTMMANLLPSLATMNSKELVSNIIALAVLVITLVVNICIQLNTGVLFYHVVDDGAGYNLHGYVKSLPSYVPERHNRFTAAIYVGMLLMLLIIYVCSSLAILMSKQILESKFQATHQKVLKDEELKQPGISTIEKLKRHVSYYWIMAGTGSPQFMTTCSATTSASAVICASSVVLHILLLLFYVDDLRDYKSDYMWSMPVILIIQFFGIVVGTIAPLSRCFSALSFKVSIKWIWNHLNVCNVESYWTRNLYDWKQSSISFPSSSRKCKIFMENLKTLILNICIGFQMTVVVACKIIAVVPFFVVICAVYCIRYCKWLETLFSTSCLVLRKKPKEHLRIDKDLSGYVLQLQDDIEFAKRTLKGMLKSVNHLIRKAEKQQPNNLMKLLARSGGFEGVGKFDSHHVPLLHSEEYINCWSLPLITLTTIAMSLPNMEKNIVDSLLSGVSEGLVYVTLVEESLNATDDHVIIQKAAKTLWLEVEVYHKWLGNKLPKPKPKVNIPRQILQWLRDTAKSMVIEVESTDIRGRNHNSKVSSICANSMFRITETILLSYHENIDQVSQEELFEVLSSMIADILAACLTNLPQVILMKCHTSAIEKREMNVHAAAQLLGQTTQIINSLQDRELPSLNPDELPFIDKWCSYLNHPFP, encoded by the exons ATGAATTACAACTTTAACGATTATTTCAAACTTGTTGATGGTGTTGCGTCGTTGAACAATAACACAGCAGAATACCTGGCTCACTTGTGGATTTCATCATATGAGGCGGATCAGCAAAACAGGTACAGCAAACCAATGCCGTGGATTGGGATGTATATCGCATTAGCATCTTTGTTTTGCATCTTTGCAATGGTGGCTGATTTATTACATGGTTTCGGGAAGAAAAAGCTCTGGTTTCCGT GTTGTATGGACCAGGTTACAAAGCTGGGAAGCTTGGGCTTTATGTGCACCATGATGGCTAATTTATTGCCTTCTCTAGCAACCATGAACAGCAAAGAACTTGTCTCAAACATCATAGCTTTGGCTGTTCTGGTTATTACCTTGGTTGTGAATATTTGCATTCAACTAAACACTGGAGTTCTCTTCTATCATGTAGTAGATGATGGTGCGGGGTATAACCTTCATGGTTATGTAAAAAGTTTACCATCTTACGTACCTGAAAGACACAACAGATTTACAGCAGCCATTTATGTGGGTATGTTACTCATGTTGCTCATAATATACGTATGTTCATCTTTAGCAATTCTGATGTCCAAACAGATTCTAGAATCAAAATTCCAAGCTACACATCAAAAGGTTTTAAAGGATGAAGAGTTGAAACAACCAGGAATATCAACTATTGAGAAGCTAAAGCGGCATGTGAGCTATTACTGGATCATGGCAGGAACAGGAAGCCCCCAATTCATGACAACTTGCTCTGCTACAACCTCTGCTTCAGCGGTAATATGTGCTTCAAGCGTTGTCTTACACATTCTTCTTCTACTTTTTTATGTTGACGATCTTCGGGACTATAAGTCGGATTATATGTGGTCAATGCCAGTAATTCTCATTATCCAATTTTTCGGAATCGTAGTGGGTACAATTGCCCCACTTTCTAGATGTTTTTCAGCCTTAAGCTTTAAGGTGTCGATAAAATGGATTTGGAATCATCTTAACGTGTGTAACGTAGAGAGCTATTGGACTCGGAACTTGTATGATTGGAAACAGAGTAGCATATCATTCCCATCCAGTAGCCGCAAATGCAAAATTTTCATGGAGaacctcaaaaccctaattctcaatATTTGTATAGGGTTTCAGATGACAGTCGTGGTAGCATGCAAGATCATAGCAGTGGTTCCATTTTTCGTTGTGATATGTGCTGTGTATTGTATCCGTTATTGTAAATGGTTAGAAACCCTGTTTAGCACCTCATGTCTTGTTCTGAGAAAAAAGCCTAAGGAGCATCTAAGAATAGATAAAGATCTTAGCGGGTATGTTTTGCAACTCCAAGACGACATTGAGTTTGCTAAGAGAACATTGAAAGGCATGTTAAAATCTGTGAACCACTTAATCCGAAAAGCAGAAAAACAACAACCCAACAATCTTATGAAGCTATTGGCACGATCTGGAGGATTTGAAGGAGTTGGAAAGTTTGATAGCCATCATGTTCCACTTTTACATTCAGAAGAATATATCAATTGTTGGAGCTTGCCATTGATAACTCTaacaaccattgccatgtctctTCCTAACATGGAAAAGAACATAGTTGATAGCTTGCTGAGTGGTGTGAGTGAAGGTCTTGTATATGTCACACTTGTGGAAGAAAGTCTCAATGCTACTGATGATCATGTAATCATTCAAAAGGCAGCTAAAACTTTGTGGCTTGAAGTTGAAGTCTACCACAAGTGGTTAGGAAACAAGCTGCCAAAACCTAAGCCTAAAGTGAATATACCAAGGCAGATTCTTCAATGGTTGAGAGATACAGCTAAAAGCATGGTCATTGAGGTGGAAAGTACAGATATTCGAGGCCGAAACCATAATTCCAAAGTCAGTTCTATTTGTGCCAATTCAATGTTTCGTATCACCGAAACCATCCTACTCTCCTACCACGAGAACATTGACCAAGTTAGCCAAGAGGAACTATTTGAAGTGTTATCATCAATGATTGCTGATATATTGGCAGCATGTCTCACCAACTTACCCCAAGTCATATTAATGAAATGCCACACAAGTGCCATAGAAAAAAGGGAGATGAATGTGCATGCTGCAGCCCAACTTCTCGGTCAGACTACACAGATAATCAACTCCCTCCAAGATCGTGAACTTCCAAGCTTGAATCCAGATGAGTTGCCATTTATTGACAAGTGGTGTTCTTACTTAAACCATCCCTTTCCTTAA
- the LOC111905403 gene encoding uncharacterized protein LOC111905403 isoform X2, translating to MVSGRKSSGFRVTKLGSLGFMCTMMANLLPSLATMNSKELVSNIIALAVLVITLVVNICIQLNTGVLFYHVVDDGAGYNLHGYVKSLPSYVPERHNRFTAAIYVGMLLMLLIIYVCSSLAILMSKQILESKFQATHQKVLKDEELKQPGISTIEKLKRHVSYYWIMAGTGSPQFMTTCSATTSASAVICASSVVLHILLLLFYVDDLRDYKSDYMWSMPVILIIQFFGIVVGTIAPLSRCFSALSFKVSIKWIWNHLNVCNVESYWTRNLYDWKQSSISFPSSSRKCKIFMENLKTLILNICIGFQMTVVVACKIIAVVPFFVVICAVYCIRYCKWLETLFSTSCLVLRKKPKEHLRIDKDLSGYVLQLQDDIEFAKRTLKGMLKSVNHLIRKAEKQQPNNLMKLLARSGGFEGVGKFDSHHVPLLHSEEYINCWSLPLITLTTIAMSLPNMEKNIVDSLLSGVSEGLVYVTLVEESLNATDDHVIIQKAAKTLWLEVEVYHKWLGNKLPKPKPKVNIPRQILQWLRDTAKSMVIEVESTDIRGRNHNSKVSSICANSMFRITETILLSYHENIDQVSQEELFEVLSSMIADILAACLTNLPQVILMKCHTSAIEKREMNVHAAAQLLGQTTQIINSLQDRELPSLNPDELPFIDKWCSYLNHPFP from the exons ATGGTTTCGGGAAGAAAAAGCTCTGGTTTCCGT GTTACAAAGCTGGGAAGCTTGGGCTTTATGTGCACCATGATGGCTAATTTATTGCCTTCTCTAGCAACCATGAACAGCAAAGAACTTGTCTCAAACATCATAGCTTTGGCTGTTCTGGTTATTACCTTGGTTGTGAATATTTGCATTCAACTAAACACTGGAGTTCTCTTCTATCATGTAGTAGATGATGGTGCGGGGTATAACCTTCATGGTTATGTAAAAAGTTTACCATCTTACGTACCTGAAAGACACAACAGATTTACAGCAGCCATTTATGTGGGTATGTTACTCATGTTGCTCATAATATACGTATGTTCATCTTTAGCAATTCTGATGTCCAAACAGATTCTAGAATCAAAATTCCAAGCTACACATCAAAAGGTTTTAAAGGATGAAGAGTTGAAACAACCAGGAATATCAACTATTGAGAAGCTAAAGCGGCATGTGAGCTATTACTGGATCATGGCAGGAACAGGAAGCCCCCAATTCATGACAACTTGCTCTGCTACAACCTCTGCTTCAGCGGTAATATGTGCTTCAAGCGTTGTCTTACACATTCTTCTTCTACTTTTTTATGTTGACGATCTTCGGGACTATAAGTCGGATTATATGTGGTCAATGCCAGTAATTCTCATTATCCAATTTTTCGGAATCGTAGTGGGTACAATTGCCCCACTTTCTAGATGTTTTTCAGCCTTAAGCTTTAAGGTGTCGATAAAATGGATTTGGAATCATCTTAACGTGTGTAACGTAGAGAGCTATTGGACTCGGAACTTGTATGATTGGAAACAGAGTAGCATATCATTCCCATCCAGTAGCCGCAAATGCAAAATTTTCATGGAGaacctcaaaaccctaattctcaatATTTGTATAGGGTTTCAGATGACAGTCGTGGTAGCATGCAAGATCATAGCAGTGGTTCCATTTTTCGTTGTGATATGTGCTGTGTATTGTATCCGTTATTGTAAATGGTTAGAAACCCTGTTTAGCACCTCATGTCTTGTTCTGAGAAAAAAGCCTAAGGAGCATCTAAGAATAGATAAAGATCTTAGCGGGTATGTTTTGCAACTCCAAGACGACATTGAGTTTGCTAAGAGAACATTGAAAGGCATGTTAAAATCTGTGAACCACTTAATCCGAAAAGCAGAAAAACAACAACCCAACAATCTTATGAAGCTATTGGCACGATCTGGAGGATTTGAAGGAGTTGGAAAGTTTGATAGCCATCATGTTCCACTTTTACATTCAGAAGAATATATCAATTGTTGGAGCTTGCCATTGATAACTCTaacaaccattgccatgtctctTCCTAACATGGAAAAGAACATAGTTGATAGCTTGCTGAGTGGTGTGAGTGAAGGTCTTGTATATGTCACACTTGTGGAAGAAAGTCTCAATGCTACTGATGATCATGTAATCATTCAAAAGGCAGCTAAAACTTTGTGGCTTGAAGTTGAAGTCTACCACAAGTGGTTAGGAAACAAGCTGCCAAAACCTAAGCCTAAAGTGAATATACCAAGGCAGATTCTTCAATGGTTGAGAGATACAGCTAAAAGCATGGTCATTGAGGTGGAAAGTACAGATATTCGAGGCCGAAACCATAATTCCAAAGTCAGTTCTATTTGTGCCAATTCAATGTTTCGTATCACCGAAACCATCCTACTCTCCTACCACGAGAACATTGACCAAGTTAGCCAAGAGGAACTATTTGAAGTGTTATCATCAATGATTGCTGATATATTGGCAGCATGTCTCACCAACTTACCCCAAGTCATATTAATGAAATGCCACACAAGTGCCATAGAAAAAAGGGAGATGAATGTGCATGCTGCAGCCCAACTTCTCGGTCAGACTACACAGATAATCAACTCCCTCCAAGATCGTGAACTTCCAAGCTTGAATCCAGATGAGTTGCCATTTATTGACAAGTGGTGTTCTTACTTAAACCATCCCTTTCCTTAA